In Desulfovibrio litoralis DSM 11393, a genomic segment contains:
- a CDS encoding PD40 domain-containing protein, which yields MKKITTVFLCFFITLFGILNKAEANPVQIDIFGPSQFVVNIAMAEYQGSAPAAANVEKYIKENLSFLPFVKLVDPASILGGTKLDAINGPTLDYKRFQLAGADMLITAGWFKKGGERPYVELRTFEVMTGKLIFGNAYYDVEPSKAGEIADRFCSDLMKAMTGRGEFFRSTLAFAKSRDKKNKDIWAVRPTGRDLRQLSKLPGLAMSPSWSPDGRYVVFTHIDDRTHALGVWDKKTRQVQRIKFPGNTVIGPAFLPDNRVAVSLSMGRNPSIYLLSHLFKKETLLEDSHFIDVSPSFDATGKIMAYCSSRLGSPQIFVKNLGGGGSKRVSTGGYNTDPSISPDGTLVAYAKMTDAGHRIFVYDMVTNTERQVSFGPGNDEEPSFAGDSYFLAFSSTRGGVKQIYLVTRQGGDVRKVPTGSGDASFPAWGLTD from the coding sequence ATGAAAAAAATTACGACTGTTTTTTTATGTTTCTTCATCACTCTTTTTGGAATTTTGAATAAAGCAGAGGCTAACCCGGTTCAAATAGACATTTTTGGACCAAGTCAGTTTGTAGTGAATATTGCTATGGCTGAGTATCAGGGTAGTGCTCCGGCGGCGGCTAATGTTGAAAAATATATTAAAGAAAACTTATCTTTTTTACCTTTTGTAAAGCTTGTAGACCCTGCGTCTATTTTAGGCGGAACAAAACTTGATGCTATTAATGGACCCACCCTTGATTATAAACGTTTTCAACTTGCCGGTGCTGATATGTTGATTACCGCAGGTTGGTTTAAGAAAGGTGGCGAACGTCCTTATGTTGAGTTACGCACTTTTGAAGTTATGACCGGAAAATTGATTTTCGGTAACGCCTATTATGATGTTGAACCTTCTAAGGCGGGAGAAATTGCCGATCGTTTTTGTTCTGATTTGATGAAAGCCATGACAGGACGCGGAGAATTTTTTAGAAGCACTTTGGCGTTTGCAAAATCACGAGATAAGAAAAATAAAGATATTTGGGCTGTGCGTCCTACCGGGCGTGATCTGCGTCAATTATCAAAACTTCCCGGCTTGGCTATGTCTCCTTCTTGGTCGCCTGATGGACGTTATGTTGTTTTTACTCATATTGATGACCGTACCCACGCTCTTGGTGTTTGGGACAAAAAAACTCGTCAGGTACAACGTATTAAATTTCCCGGAAATACAGTAATCGGACCGGCTTTCTTGCCTGATAACCGTGTTGCCGTTAGTTTATCAATGGGAAGAAATCCAAGTATTTATTTATTGAGCCATTTGTTTAAAAAAGAAACTTTGTTAGAAGATAGTCATTTTATTGATGTTTCTCCGTCTTTTGATGCAACGGGAAAGATTATGGCGTATTGTTCAAGCCGTTTAGGTAGCCCGCAAATCTTTGTAAAAAATCTTGGTGGCGGTGGCTCTAAAAGAGTTTCTACGGGTGGTTACAACACAGACCCATCTATTAGCCCTGACGGAACTTTAGTGGCTTATGCTAAAATGACTGATGCAGGACACCGTATCTTTGTTTATGATATGGTTACAAACACAGAACGTCAGGTAAGTTTTGGACCGGGTAATGATGAAGAACCTTCTTTTGCCGGCGACAGTTATTTCCTTGCATTTAGTTCTACTCGTGGTGGCGTAAAACAGATTTATTTGGTTACTCGTCAGGGTGGTGATGTTAGAAAAGTTCCGACAGGTTCGGGTGATGCCTCTTTCCCTGCTTGGGGTTTAACCGATTAG
- a CDS encoding DUF2156 domain-containing protein produces MATCFNSPCQTEFVSVNLGDANKYLQLHALSGTRASDYSLGNLWGWADYYGLEWGFCHSLCWIRQTRPEPCCWSPIGDWKNIDWTAFAIAPGTKIIRVPEELLNIWEKAYAGRLQVEESRGQWDYIYNSQELASLKGNRFHKKRNHYNSFLKSYEYKYTPMSQDCVEEVLVLQDQWIQWREDHDSAMLLAENEAVYRVLKHWEDIPNLSGGTIRIDGNLVAYTVAEPLADDTLVIHFEKGKNEYKGIYQAINTLFAQEIANDYQFLNREQDLDDPGLRKAKESYNPVSYVKKYTVSFK; encoded by the coding sequence ATGGCAACTTGTTTTAATTCACCATGCCAAACCGAATTTGTTTCGGTTAATCTTGGTGATGCCAATAAATATTTACAACTTCATGCACTATCAGGGACTCGAGCCTCTGATTACAGTCTTGGAAATTTATGGGGCTGGGCTGATTATTACGGTTTGGAGTGGGGTTTTTGTCATAGTTTGTGTTGGATCAGGCAAACACGCCCCGAACCTTGTTGTTGGTCGCCAATAGGCGATTGGAAGAATATTGATTGGACCGCTTTTGCTATTGCTCCCGGAACTAAAATTATTCGTGTGCCTGAAGAATTGTTAAATATTTGGGAAAAAGCTTACGCAGGACGTTTGCAAGTAGAAGAGAGTAGGGGGCAGTGGGACTATATTTATAATAGTCAAGAGCTTGCTTCTTTAAAAGGAAATCGTTTTCATAAAAAACGTAATCATTATAATAGCTTTTTAAAAAGTTATGAATATAAATATACACCAATGAGTCAAGATTGCGTTGAAGAAGTTTTGGTTTTGCAAGATCAATGGATACAGTGGAGAGAAGACCACGATTCAGCGATGTTGCTTGCGGAAAATGAAGCCGTTTATCGTGTTTTAAAACACTGGGAAGATATTCCAAATTTAAGCGGTGGAACTATTCGCATAGACGGAAACTTGGTTGCTTATACCGTCGCGGAACCCTTGGCTGATGATACTCTTGTTATTCATTTTGAAAAAGGTAAAAATGAATATAAAGGAATTTATCAGGCAATCAATACGCTTTTTGCACAAGAAATAGCGAACGATTATCAATTTTTAAATCGTGAACAAGACTTGGACGACCCGGGTTTAAGAAAAGCCAAAGAAAGCTATAATCCCGTTAGTTATGTAAAAAAATATACTGTTTCTTTTAAATAA
- a CDS encoding tRNA (mnm(5)s(2)U34)-methyltransferase — MHKALILSDVMVYSQDAVIKSLSVLSKKQTAGGLNRDPLQNSLCLVDATAGNGYDSLFMANALNKLNYDKSVLVHAFDVQEQALKNTEQRLKDAACLERVCLHLKSHSLILEALSAKFLSQDQKQFESFIGVAMFNLGFLPRSDKCIITKEETTLSALKQLCFGFNLNLEANKTEKNIPLIVCNGLISIHCYAGHEGGELETEAVLKYVKSLDSRIWKVFLYEELNKYRNRELLILIERLI; from the coding sequence TTGCATAAAGCTTTAATTTTATCAGATGTAATGGTTTATTCTCAAGATGCCGTGATAAAGAGCCTATCTGTTTTGTCTAAAAAACAGACAGCAGGTGGGTTGAACCGTGATCCTTTGCAAAATTCGCTTTGTCTGGTTGATGCGACTGCCGGAAACGGTTATGATAGCCTTTTTATGGCGAATGCTTTAAATAAGCTGAACTATGATAAAAGCGTTTTGGTGCATGCCTTTGATGTTCAGGAACAGGCATTAAAAAATACTGAACAGCGTTTGAAAGACGCGGCTTGTTTAGAGCGTGTGTGTTTACATTTAAAGAGCCATAGCCTAATTTTGGAGGCTTTGAGTGCAAAGTTTTTAAGCCAAGACCAAAAGCAGTTTGAGAGTTTTATTGGCGTTGCCATGTTTAATTTAGGTTTTTTACCGAGAAGCGACAAGTGCATTATTACAAAAGAGGAAACTACTTTATCCGCTTTAAAGCAACTTTGTTTTGGGTTTAACTTAAACTTAGAAGCGAATAAAACGGAAAAAAATATACCCTTGATTGTTTGTAACGGTTTGATTTCTATTCATTGTTATGCAGGACACGAGGGCGGAGAGCTTGAAACCGAAGCTGTTCTAAAATATGTAAAAAGTTTGGATAGTCGTATTTGGAAGGTTTTTTTATACGAAGAGTTAAATAAATATCGCAACAGAGAGTTGTTGATTTTAATAGAGCGTTTAATTTAA
- a CDS encoding 1-deoxy-D-xylulose-5-phosphate synthase, translating to MNTTKSGSLLSQIDNPSKVSCLSYEECAKLAEEVRDLIIHTVSQNGGHLAPSLGVVELTIALLKEFDFNQDKIVWDVGHQAYAYKILTGRAERFSSLRTFKGLSGFPKLSESKYDHFGVGHSSTSISAALGFALARDLEGKKNHVVSVIGDGALTAGLAFEGLNQAGHLGKKLIVILNDNEMSIAKNVGALSLFLSRGLSRSWVRRMKHEVRAALNSIPGIGEDLVNFAIKSEHGLKSVFTPGMLFEALNFKYVGPVDGHNLHALSDVLKVAKDIDQPVLLHVLTKKGKGYKPAEIDPSRFHGIGKFTLEEKTHDDTLHKDDALGASGTIEKHSDTQVFEPLTIEKVQAKNVKSFEADIPSYTDVFARTLYALAEKDERIVAITAAMPEGTGLTAFSKAFPERFVDVGICEQHAVTFAAGLALEGLRPIVAIYSTFLQRAYDQVLHDVCQQNLPVVFCLDRAGLVGEDGPTHHGVFDLAYLRHIPNLTIIAPKDEAELQAAMVFALKAKTPVALRYPRGKGVGVSLYPEPYSLDSIPPLEFGIEKMQSFKVNLSSEVEKEKTSVAVFALGNMVYPSFEAAKLLKAEQNINVDVYNMRWVKPLPEKELFVLAEKYDKILMVEENVLAGGFSSAVLELLLDNNLLNNKKIKRLGIPDNYVEHGSCQCLRELLGLDVKGIKRNILELIA from the coding sequence ATCAATACAACGAAAAGTGGTTCTTTGTTGTCTCAAATAGATAACCCGAGTAAGGTAAGTTGCTTGAGTTATGAAGAGTGTGCAAAACTGGCTGAAGAAGTCAGGGATTTAATTATCCATACCGTTTCTCAAAACGGTGGACATTTAGCTCCGTCTTTGGGCGTTGTTGAATTAACTATTGCCTTATTAAAAGAGTTTGACTTTAATCAAGATAAAATCGTCTGGGATGTTGGACATCAGGCGTATGCATATAAGATTTTAACGGGGCGTGCCGAGCGTTTTAGTTCTTTAAGAACTTTTAAAGGCTTAAGCGGTTTTCCAAAATTAAGCGAAAGTAAATATGATCATTTTGGAGTAGGGCATTCTTCCACCTCTATTTCCGCCGCTTTGGGTTTTGCTTTGGCAAGAGATTTGGAAGGGAAAAAGAATCATGTTGTTTCTGTGATTGGCGATGGTGCTTTAACTGCCGGTTTGGCGTTTGAGGGTTTAAATCAAGCTGGGCATCTAGGAAAAAAACTTATCGTTATTTTAAACGATAATGAAATGTCTATTGCAAAAAATGTTGGTGCCTTATCATTGTTTTTGAGCCGCGGCTTGTCTCGCTCTTGGGTTAGACGCATGAAACATGAGGTCAGAGCTGCCTTAAACTCTATTCCGGGAATCGGCGAAGACTTGGTAAATTTTGCCATTAAAAGTGAACACGGTTTAAAATCTGTTTTTACTCCGGGAATGTTGTTTGAAGCTTTAAACTTTAAATATGTCGGTCCTGTTGATGGGCATAATTTACATGCACTTTCTGATGTTTTAAAAGTTGCGAAAGATATTGATCAGCCTGTGTTGTTGCATGTTTTGACCAAAAAAGGCAAGGGCTATAAACCGGCTGAGATTGACCCTTCGCGCTTTCATGGTATAGGTAAATTTACGCTTGAAGAAAAAACACATGACGATACCTTACATAAAGATGATGCTTTGGGAGCTTCCGGAACTATAGAAAAACATAGTGATACTCAAGTTTTTGAGCCTTTAACAATTGAAAAGGTTCAAGCTAAAAACGTTAAAAGTTTTGAAGCGGATATTCCCAGTTATACTGATGTTTTTGCTCGTACTCTTTATGCTTTGGCGGAAAAAGATGAGCGTATTGTCGCTATTACTGCCGCTATGCCTGAGGGAACAGGGTTGACTGCATTTTCCAAGGCTTTTCCCGAACGTTTTGTTGATGTGGGAATTTGCGAACAACATGCCGTAACTTTTGCCGCCGGTTTGGCGTTGGAAGGTTTACGCCCGATTGTGGCAATTTATTCTACCTTTTTACAAAGAGCCTATGATCAGGTCTTGCATGATGTTTGTCAGCAAAATTTGCCTGTGGTTTTTTGTCTTGATCGAGCCGGTCTTGTGGGTGAAGACGGCCCGACCCATCATGGAGTTTTTGATTTGGCATATTTAAGGCATATTCCAAATTTAACGATTATTGCCCCAAAAGATGAAGCCGAATTACAGGCCGCAATGGTTTTTGCTTTGAAAGCTAAAACGCCTGTGGCTTTAAGATATCCCCGAGGGAAAGGTGTTGGAGTAAGCTTATATCCCGAACCTTATAGTCTTGATTCTATTCCGCCTTTGGAGTTTGGTATAGAAAAAATGCAAAGCTTTAAGGTTAATTTAAGCTCAGAAGTTGAGAAAGAAAAAACTTCGGTTGCGGTTTTTGCGTTGGGCAATATGGTTTATCCAAGTTTTGAAGCTGCCAAATTACTTAAAGCCGAACAAAATATAAACGTTGATGTTTATAATATGCGTTGGGTTAAACCTCTTCCTGAAAAGGAATTGTTTGTTTTGGCTGAAAAATATGATAAAATATTAATGGTTGAAGAGAATGTTTTAGCCGGCGGTTTTTCTTCTGCCGTGCTTGAATTGTTGTTAGACAATAACCTATTGAACAATAAAAAAATTAAACGCCTGGGTATTCCCGACAACTATGTTGAACATGGTTCTTGTCAATGTTTAAGAGAGTTACTTGGGCTTGACGTTAAGGGTATTAAAAGAAATATTTTAGAATTAATAGCTTGA
- a CDS encoding class I SAM-dependent methyltransferase, whose product MKMRQHPLFSNVYSKVNNSNTKLFFKEFCKKPGSVGSICPSSNKLARHMATKVNKGSGLVIELGAGTGVVTQALLKNEAIAKRLMVIEKAPNFALHLQKRFPNAFILQGDAANLSALLPKDSKVDAIVSSLPLRAFPNHLVKAITQEWLKVLEPDGIVIQFTYALYNTKKFIQHGFYESANEIIWANLPPARIQILKALKQ is encoded by the coding sequence ATGAAAATGCGACAACACCCCTTGTTCTCCAATGTTTATTCCAAGGTTAATAATTCTAATACAAAGCTATTTTTTAAAGAATTTTGTAAAAAGCCAGGCTCTGTCGGTTCTATTTGCCCCAGTTCAAATAAACTCGCAAGACATATGGCGACGAAAGTAAATAAAGGCTCAGGGCTAGTTATTGAACTTGGAGCAGGAACAGGCGTTGTTACTCAAGCCTTATTAAAAAATGAAGCAATAGCAAAAAGATTGATGGTTATTGAAAAAGCCCCGAATTTTGCACTACACCTGCAAAAACGCTTTCCAAATGCTTTTATATTGCAAGGAGATGCCGCCAATTTATCTGCTTTATTACCCAAAGATTCTAAAGTTGATGCAATAGTTTCAAGCTTGCCCTTGCGGGCTTTTCCCAATCATTTAGTCAAAGCAATTACTCAAGAATGGCTCAAAGTTTTGGAACCTGATGGCATTGTCATTCAATTTACTTATGCATTATATAATACTAAAAAGTTTATCCAACACGGTTTTTATGAATCTGCAAACGAAATCATTTGGGCCAACCTTCCGCCGGCACGCATCCAAATTTTAAAAGCTCTTAAACAGTAA
- a CDS encoding DUF3298 and DUF4163 domain-containing protein, with translation MDYLKKIFSFLFCAYMVFVAVDCFAVDIKAKGAFPIPFTLDSRSFNGTKASNTLNFDDIKNASLSKKEPRINIEIVYPVTGNQIIDLELANWANNQMKTFLVESEEFKKNDQANFQYSLDITYKIFHTDNTLSVIFNTSTFTGGAHPVNGQMPFIFYLNDASRLDLLDLFKADEKEVVTLLAKLCYQNLKENLAKLGFEMDDESIPQELETFSVFAVDKFGLTIFFEPYQVAPYSFGFQTVTIPLKSLESLKPRMEFWQ, from the coding sequence ATGGATTATTTAAAAAAAATATTCAGCTTTTTGTTTTGTGCATATATGGTGTTTGTTGCTGTTGATTGCTTTGCCGTTGATATAAAAGCCAAGGGAGCTTTTCCCATACCTTTTACTCTTGACTCAAGAAGTTTTAACGGAACCAAGGCGAGCAACACCTTAAACTTTGACGATATTAAAAATGCTTCTTTATCAAAAAAAGAACCTCGTATTAATATCGAAATTGTCTATCCCGTTACCGGAAATCAGATTATCGATCTTGAACTGGCAAATTGGGCAAACAATCAGATGAAAACTTTTTTGGTTGAATCAGAAGAGTTTAAAAAAAATGATCAGGCTAACTTTCAGTATTCTTTAGATATTACTTATAAAATCTTTCATACTGACAATACCCTGTCGGTTATTTTTAATACGAGCACCTTTACAGGCGGGGCTCACCCGGTTAACGGGCAAATGCCTTTTATTTTTTATCTTAATGATGCTAGTCGCCTAGATTTGCTTGATTTATTTAAAGCAGATGAAAAGGAAGTAGTTACTCTTTTGGCTAAATTGTGTTATCAAAATTTAAAAGAAAACTTGGCTAAACTTGGTTTTGAGATGGACGATGAATCCATTCCGCAAGAACTTGAGACTTTTTCGGTTTTTGCTGTTGATAAGTTTGGTTTAACCATATTTTTTGAACCATATCAGGTTGCACCATATTCTTTTGGTTTTCAAACCGTTACTATTCCTCTTAAGTCGTTGGAATCGCTGAAGCCACGTATGGAATTTTGGCAGTAA